In a single window of the Rutidosis leptorrhynchoides isolate AG116_Rl617_1_P2 unplaced genomic scaffold, CSIRO_AGI_Rlap_v1 contig82, whole genome shotgun sequence genome:
- the LOC139885143 gene encoding probable transcriptional regulator SLK2 — protein sequence MRLPTSPMSFTSNNISISGLSVVDGSSVMQSGEPNGQQQHQGVSTATSLNASQPPLGGSRVAAGTFVQDHPNNNNISHLHKKPRLDIKQEDILQQQMLQQLLQRPDSMQQLQGRNPQVQAFIQQQRLRQQQQFLQSMPPLQRAHLQQQQQMQLRQQQMQQQQQGMMQPITGVKRPHDSGVCARRLMQYLYHQRQRPPDNTIAYWRKFVAEYYSPRAKKRWCLSLYDNVGDHALGVFRQAAMDAWHCDICGSKSGRGFEATYEVLPRLNEIKFGSGVIDELLFLDLPREVRFSSGLMMLEYGKAVQESVYEQLRVVREGQLRIMFTHDLKMLSWEFCARRHEELLPRKLVAPQVNQLLQVAQKCQTTMSEAGSDGVSQQDWQTNSNMVLSAGRQLAKSLELQSLNDLGFSKRYVRCLQISEVVNSMKDLIDFCREQKAGPIEGLKSYPRHAKMQEMEQRAASVQGLPTDRNTLNKLMAMHHPGGMNNNMNNNNNYMVGGGRGSAQAALALSNYQNMLIRQNSMNSNNPNSISIQQEATSSSFNNNSSSIQTFQGGPGSSFMPNIPGSGFSTQPQRSLSAQSSLHQHNHSPSRSQSSLHQQNHSPSSSHPLQQQMIQQLLHEMSNNNNTSGNGGVQGQQQQQSLSSGQVRMSTMGNGGPMPASPSFSGAHVPPSRSNSFRGPTKSDSSAGGGGNHTSTNNQNGYNNQKVVEENLHLCEELVNDIAHEFSENGFFNTDLDDNSMTYPWKG from the exons ATGCGCTTACCAACCTCACCCATGTCATTTACGTCAAACAATATAAGCATTTCAGGCTTGTCGGTTGTTGACGGGTCCTCCGTTATGCAGTCGGGAGAGCCAAATGGCCAGCAGCAGCACCAAGGTGTTTCAACTGCTACATCTTTGAATGCATCACAGCCTCCCTTAGGCGGCTCACGAGTGGCTGCCGGGACATTTGTTCAGGACCaccctaataataacaatatatcgCATTTGCACAAGAAGCCGCGTTTAGATATAAAGCAGGAAGATATTCTGCAGCAGCAGATGTTACAACAGTTGCTACAAAGACCAGATTCAATGCAGCAGTTGCAAGGCCGCAATCCACAGGTGCAAGCGTTCATCCAGCAGCAGAGATTAAGGCAACAACAACAGTTCCTGCAGTCGATGCCGCCATTGCAAAGAGCACACTTGCAGCAGCAGCAGCAAATGCAATTACggcaacaacaaatgcaacaacaacaacaaggcaTGATGCAGCCCATTACCGGCGTAAAGCGTCCACATGATAGTGGCGTTTGCGCTCGCAGGCTAATGCAGTATTTATATCATCAGCGCCAAAGGCCACCT gaCAATACCATTGCCTACTGGAGGAAATTTGTTGCAGAATATTATTCACCACGTGCAAAGAAGAGGTGGTGTCTGTCATTATATGATAATGTAGGAGATCATGCCCTCGGTGTCTTTCGCCAAGCAGCTATG GATGCTTGGCATTGTGACATCTGTGGCTCAAAATCTGGAAGAGGATTTG AGGCAACATATGAAGTGCTGCCAAGACTGAATGAGATCAAATTCGGAAGTGGTGTCATTGATGAGCTTTTGTTTCTTGATTTGCCGCGGGAAGTTAGATTTTCATCAGGATTAATGATGTTGGAGTATGGAAAGGCTGTACAAGAGAGTGTATATGAGCAACTTCGTGTTGTTCGAGAGGGCCAGCTTCGTATCATGTTTACTCATGACTTGAAA ATGCTGTCTTGGGAATTTTGTGCTAGAAGACATGAAGAACTTCTACCTCGTAAATTGGTTGCACCGCAG GTGAACCAGTTGCTCCAGGTAGCACAGAAATGCCAGACCACAATGTCTGAGGCTGGATCTGATGGTGTTTCTCAGCAGGATTGGCAGACTAACAGTAATAT GGTCCTGTCAGCTGGGCGACAACTTGCTAAGAGCTTGGAGCTGCAATCTCTGAATGACTTGGGCTTCTCCAAAAGATATGTGAGATGTTTGCAG ATTTCTGAGGTTGTCAACAGCATGAAAGATCTAATAGACTTCTGTCGAGAACAAAAAGCTGGGCCGATAG AGGGCTTGAAAAGTTACCCCCGGCATGCGAAGATGCAGGAAATGGAGCAGCGTGCGGCGAGTGTTCAGGGCCTTCCGACTGACAGGAACACTCTGAACAAGCTAATGGCAATGCATCATCCAGGAGGAATGAACAACAACATgaataataacaacaactacatGGTGGGTGGTGGTCGTGGATCGGCTCAAGCTGCTTTGGCGCTCTCTAACTACCAGAATATGCTTATAAGGCAGAACTCGATGAACTCTAACAACCCTAACTCCATTTCCATTCAGCAAGAGGCCACCTCTTCGTCCTTTAACAATAACTCGTCAAGTATTCAGACTTTCCAAGGTGGGCCTGGTAGTAGTTTCATGCCAAACATACCTGGGAGTGGGTTTTCAACGCAACCTCAGCGTTCTCTGAGTGCTCAGAGTAGCTTACACCAACACAATCATTCTCCCTCGCGTTCTCAGAGCAGCTTACACCAACAGAATCATTCTCCGTCAAGTAGTCACCCGTTGCAGCAGCAGATGATCCAACAACTTCTGCATGAAAtgtctaacaataataatacaagtgGTAATGGTGGAGTACAAGGACAACAACAGCAGCAGTCCCTTTCCTCCGGGCAGGTAAGAATGAGTACGATGGGAAATGGTGGTCCTATGCCAGCCAGTCCTAGTTTCTCTGGGGCTCATGTGCCGCCGAGTAGGAGCAACAGCTTCAGAGGCCCCACCAAAAGCGATTCTTCTGCAGGAGGTGGCGGCAACCACACCAGCACAAACAACCAGAATGGATATAACAATCAGAAAGTGGTAGAGGAGAATCTGCACTTGTGTGAAGAATTGGTAAATGATATAGCCCATGAATTCTCAGAAAATGGGTTTTTCAACACTGATCTTGACGATAATAGTATGACCTATCCTTGGAAGGGTTAG